One Bradyrhizobium sp. ISRA464 genomic window carries:
- the tnpB gene encoding IS66 family insertion sequence element accessory protein TnpB (TnpB, as the term is used for proteins encoded by IS66 family insertion elements, is considered an accessory protein, since TnpC, encoded by a neighboring gene, is a DDE family transposase.), translating into MIPIPTGVRVWLATGYTDMRRGFPSLALQVQEVLGQDPLGGHLFCFRGRRGDLLKVIWHGVLQSMKEVNNRI; encoded by the coding sequence ATGATCCCGATCCCGACGGGCGTGCGGGTGTGGCTGGCGACGGGCTACACGGATATGCGCAGAGGCTTCCCCTCCTTGGCGCTGCAGGTTCAGGAAGTGCTTGGTCAGGACCCGCTGGGCGGCCACTTATTCTGCTTCCGCGGTCGCAGAGGTGACCTGCTGAAGGTGATTTGGCACGGTGTGCTGCAGAGCATGAAGGAGGTGAATAACCGAATTTAA
- the ltrA gene encoding group II intron reverse transcriptase/maturase, whose translation MKAYKLVKANAGAAGVDKVSLEAFEKDLKGNLYKVWNRMSSGSYFPPAVRAVPIPKKNGGQRILGVPTVADRVAQTVVKLQIEQALEEIFLPDSYGYRPGKSALDAVGVTRQRCWKMDWVLEFDIKGLFDNISHKLLMKAVRKHVQDEWALLYIERWLIAPMQGKDGAITARDRGTPQGGVISPVLANLFLHYAFDTWMARNFPQSPWCRYADDGLVHCRTKAEAEAIKAALQARFEECELEMHPDKTKIVYCKDSNRPGSHASQSFDFLGFTFRPRRARNHQKKENFCTFSPAASRAAMKSMRMTIRQLRLRLRSQTEVDAIALELNPVLRGWMQYYGRYGRSEMHNLYRYVDESLNRWARRKYKGLKNGKVRASTWLRLIRCRRPKLFAHWTMLSSASLLVESRMT comes from the coding sequence ATGAAGGCCTACAAACTGGTCAAAGCCAATGCGGGCGCGGCCGGCGTGGATAAGGTGTCGCTCGAAGCTTTTGAGAAAGACTTGAAGGGCAACCTTTACAAGGTCTGGAATCGAATGTCTTCTGGCAGCTACTTTCCACCTGCCGTTCGGGCTGTCCCCATTCCCAAGAAGAACGGCGGACAACGCATTCTAGGCGTGCCGACAGTAGCAGATCGCGTGGCGCAGACGGTCGTCAAGCTGCAGATTGAACAAGCACTCGAGGAAATCTTCCTTCCCGATTCCTACGGCTACCGGCCCGGAAAATCCGCGCTGGACGCCGTCGGCGTCACCCGGCAACGGTGCTGGAAGATGGACTGGGTGCTGGAGTTCGACATCAAAGGCCTGTTCGACAATATCAGCCACAAGTTGCTTATGAAGGCCGTCAGGAAGCATGTGCAAGACGAATGGGCTCTGCTCTACATCGAACGCTGGCTAATAGCGCCGATGCAAGGCAAAGACGGAGCGATCACCGCTCGCGACCGGGGCACTCCCCAAGGCGGCGTGATCAGTCCCGTCCTTGCCAATCTGTTCTTGCATTATGCGTTCGATACATGGATGGCGCGGAACTTCCCGCAGTCACCGTGGTGTCGATACGCGGACGACGGGCTCGTTCATTGCCGAACCAAGGCTGAAGCGGAAGCCATCAAGGCGGCGTTGCAAGCAAGGTTTGAGGAATGCGAACTCGAAATGCATCCCGACAAGACCAAGATCGTCTACTGCAAAGACAGCAATCGCCCGGGTAGCCATGCCAGTCAGTCATTTGACTTTCTGGGATTTACCTTTCGACCGCGCAGGGCAAGAAACCATCAGAAGAAAGAAAACTTCTGTACGTTCTCGCCAGCGGCCAGCAGGGCGGCGATGAAGTCCATGCGTATGACGATCCGGCAGCTCCGGCTCAGGCTTCGCTCGCAGACGGAAGTCGACGCAATCGCCTTGGAACTGAACCCCGTCCTTCGTGGATGGATGCAGTACTACGGCAGATATGGGCGGTCAGAAATGCACAACCTGTATCGATACGTCGACGAATCTCTTAACCGCTGGGCGCGACGCAAATACAAAGGGCTGAAGAACGGAAAAGTCAGAGCCTCCACCTGGCTCAGATTGATCCGCTGCCGTAGGCCGAAGCTGTTCGCTCATTGGACGATGTTGAGTTCTGCTTCGTTACTTGTTGAGAGCCGTATGACGTGA
- a CDS encoding SPW repeat protein, producing MENWTNAKLCDVANLILGAILFLSPWLFKFDGGTVSTNAHIVGIVMVILAIAALAAFAVWEEWLNLIVGLWALVSPWVLGFQGSTTPMTVHVVIGIAVAILAAIELWVMSQHPPRLTTHS from the coding sequence ATGGAGAACTGGACGAACGCAAAGCTGTGTGACGTCGCGAACCTGATCCTCGGGGCGATTCTTTTCCTGTCGCCGTGGCTGTTCAAGTTCGACGGCGGAACGGTTTCCACCAACGCCCATATCGTCGGCATTGTCATGGTGATCCTTGCGATCGCCGCGCTTGCGGCATTTGCGGTCTGGGAGGAGTGGCTGAACCTCATCGTCGGGCTTTGGGCGCTGGTCTCGCCGTGGGTCCTTGGCTTCCAGGGAAGCACTACCCCGATGACCGTGCACGTGGTCATCGGCATCGCAGTCGCGATCCTTGCGGCGATCGAGCTCTGGGTAATGTCCCAGCATCCGCCCCGGCTCACGACGCACAGCTGA
- a CDS encoding NAD-dependent epimerase/dehydratase family protein: MANKKVVVAGATGLVGSAALRHFGASPDCERVALSRRKPRDLYGARHVPIDLTSTEDCRRAAAELSGATHLIYAALYEAPNLVDGWRDAQQIATNDLMLRNLMGALEPVAPGLKHVALLQGTKAYGVHVRPLTVPAREGRSEMYEQPNFYWAQENFLRDLQQGKRWHWSILRPVLIIGEAMGGAMDLIPPLGVYAAMLRAEGKPLDYPGGAPRVAQAVDVDLLARAIAWSGEAETARNEAFNVTNGDVFTWENIWPAVADALEMKPGRHMPLSLAREYPKWIASWDELRKAHGLIAPGLEEFVGLSFQYADYSMRYGQTEPGPPSIVSTVKINQAGFTEMMDTEVMFRKWFKLAKASRLLP; encoded by the coding sequence ATGGCCAACAAGAAAGTCGTGGTCGCCGGCGCAACCGGCCTCGTGGGCAGCGCCGCCTTGCGACACTTCGGCGCATCGCCCGATTGCGAGCGCGTTGCGCTGTCGCGCCGCAAGCCGCGCGATCTCTATGGCGCGCGTCACGTGCCGATCGACCTGACGAGCACGGAGGATTGCCGGCGCGCGGCGGCCGAGCTCAGCGGTGCGACCCATCTGATCTATGCCGCGCTCTATGAAGCGCCGAACCTGGTCGACGGCTGGCGCGACGCGCAGCAGATCGCGACCAACGACCTGATGCTGCGCAATCTGATGGGCGCGCTCGAACCGGTCGCGCCCGGATTGAAGCACGTCGCACTGCTGCAGGGCACCAAGGCCTATGGCGTCCATGTCCGGCCGCTCACGGTGCCGGCGCGCGAAGGCCGTTCGGAAATGTACGAGCAGCCGAACTTCTATTGGGCGCAGGAGAATTTCCTGCGCGACCTGCAACAGGGCAAGCGCTGGCATTGGAGCATCCTGCGTCCCGTGTTGATCATCGGCGAGGCCATGGGCGGCGCGATGGACCTGATCCCGCCGCTCGGCGTCTATGCCGCCATGCTGCGCGCGGAAGGCAAGCCGCTCGACTATCCCGGTGGCGCGCCGCGCGTGGCGCAAGCCGTCGATGTCGATCTCCTGGCCCGCGCAATCGCCTGGTCGGGCGAGGCCGAGACCGCGCGCAACGAAGCCTTCAACGTCACCAATGGCGACGTCTTCACCTGGGAAAACATCTGGCCGGCGGTCGCGGATGCGCTTGAGATGAAGCCCGGCCGGCACATGCCGCTGTCGCTCGCGCGGGAATATCCGAAATGGATTGCGTCGTGGGACGAGCTGCGCAAGGCGCACGGTCTGATCGCGCCCGGCCTCGAAGAATTCGTCGGCCTGTCGTTCCAGTATGCCGATTACAGCATGCGCTATGGGCAGACTGAGCCCGGCCCGCCCTCGATCGTCTCGACGGTCAAGATCAACCAGGCGGGCTTCACCGAGATGATGGACACCGAAGTGATGTTTCGCAAATGGTTCAAGCTGGCGAAGGCGAGCCGGTTGCTGCCGTGA
- the tnpB gene encoding IS66 family insertion sequence element accessory protein TnpB, translating into MQLPGPTHHSQGACLFTKRLERGRFIWPSAVDGAVSISPAQLSYLLSGIDWRHPQETQRPTRVG; encoded by the coding sequence GTGCAACTCCCGGGGCCGACTCACCACTCCCAGGGAGCCTGCCTATTTACGAAACGTTTGGAGCGGGGGCGATTTATTTGGCCTTCGGCGGTAGATGGCGCGGTATCGATCTCGCCGGCGCAGTTGTCTTACTTGCTGTCCGGCATCGACTGGAGGCATCCTCAAGAAACTCAACGTCCGACGCGGGTCGGATAG
- a CDS encoding recombinase family protein, protein MPDTDQIPEALLKRKAVVYVRQSTQSQVMANLESQRRQYDLVDIARRHGFSDVEVIDDDLGRSASGTVARPGFDRLVAWLCAGAVGAVICFDASRLARNGRDWHHLLELCGLVEARVIDHDGIYNPCLPNDRLLLGMKGSISEFELGIIRARMLDAARAKAQRGELRLSVPFGYVWHREAGLGLDADLRLQEVIRLIFTRFRELGSARQVLLSMKAEQIHFPRPADEGRMTNFVWQPIRYRNVISVLKNPFYAGVYVYGKSEKRTAIVEGRARRTYGHYKPAGTWDVMIKDHHEGYITWDDYQRNQKQLALNAYGRPDGAKSGRGGQALLSGILTCARCGQRLSVSYRGGRISYPVYRCDKGSLAGRLRCMIFGASKIDAAVARELLRAVEPMAIEAAFEAQRMQRERQDDKRRILDLELQQARYDATLAERRYAACDPDNRLIAAQLEKNWEYALRRLRELENRQNDHQSSGHAVDPGTFADLVDNLSVAWKSPDVTMRARQQLLRALIVDIIADVDDAVRDVVLTIHWQGGQHSELRIRKPRSGEHGSSTAEDALAVVRSMAGRWSDEHIAATLNRMGLPTGMGKTWTAHRVSSIRRVRGIHAYRSAEKNGEWLTQIEAAKALGVSSHMIRRLVSSGVLPAVQVVPRAPCQIRAADLASEAVKTAIARKGRPSREIDADTLPMFTST, encoded by the coding sequence ATGCCCGACACTGACCAGATCCCGGAAGCGCTCTTGAAGCGCAAAGCTGTCGTCTATGTGCGGCAGTCAACGCAATCCCAGGTGATGGCCAATCTGGAGAGCCAACGGCGACAGTACGATCTTGTGGATATTGCGCGCCGGCACGGCTTCTCCGACGTGGAAGTCATTGATGATGACCTCGGCCGTTCGGCGAGTGGAACGGTGGCCCGGCCCGGATTTGATCGGCTGGTCGCATGGTTGTGCGCAGGAGCCGTCGGCGCCGTGATTTGTTTCGATGCATCGCGGCTCGCGCGCAACGGCCGCGATTGGCATCATCTGCTTGAGTTGTGCGGGCTTGTTGAAGCGAGGGTGATTGATCACGACGGCATTTATAATCCTTGCCTTCCGAACGATCGGCTCTTGCTCGGCATGAAGGGAAGCATAAGCGAGTTTGAGTTGGGCATAATCCGGGCACGGATGCTAGACGCAGCCAGGGCGAAGGCCCAACGTGGTGAGCTACGCTTATCAGTGCCGTTTGGTTATGTCTGGCATCGCGAAGCCGGTCTGGGCCTGGATGCTGACCTGCGTCTGCAAGAGGTGATTCGACTTATCTTCACTCGCTTTCGCGAACTTGGTAGCGCTCGCCAGGTGTTGTTGTCGATGAAGGCGGAGCAAATCCACTTCCCCCGACCGGCTGATGAAGGTCGCATGACAAACTTCGTTTGGCAGCCCATCCGCTACCGCAATGTGATCAGTGTGCTGAAGAATCCGTTCTATGCGGGTGTTTACGTATACGGCAAAAGCGAGAAGCGAACCGCGATTGTCGAAGGAAGAGCGCGGCGGACCTACGGGCACTACAAACCGGCGGGCACCTGGGATGTGATGATAAAGGATCATCACGAAGGGTACATCACCTGGGATGACTACCAGCGCAACCAGAAGCAATTGGCGCTTAACGCCTACGGTCGCCCAGATGGCGCAAAATCAGGCCGGGGCGGCCAGGCGCTCTTGTCGGGCATTCTGACGTGCGCTCGTTGTGGTCAGCGCCTGAGCGTCAGCTACAGGGGCGGTCGAATCAGCTACCCGGTCTACCGCTGTGACAAGGGTAGTCTGGCAGGTCGGCTTCGCTGTATGATATTCGGTGCTTCAAAGATCGACGCGGCAGTTGCACGAGAACTGTTACGAGCGGTAGAACCCATGGCGATCGAGGCCGCGTTCGAGGCGCAGCGCATGCAACGGGAACGCCAAGATGACAAGCGCCGGATCCTTGATCTGGAACTCCAGCAAGCCCGGTACGATGCCACGCTTGCTGAGCGCCGCTACGCTGCCTGTGACCCCGATAATCGCCTGATCGCTGCGCAGTTGGAGAAGAACTGGGAATACGCTTTGCGCCGTCTGCGCGAGCTGGAAAATCGCCAGAATGACCATCAGTCATCCGGCCACGCGGTCGATCCCGGCACCTTTGCCGATCTGGTGGATAACCTGTCCGTAGCCTGGAAATCCCCTGATGTGACGATGCGCGCGCGCCAGCAGCTACTGCGAGCCTTGATTGTCGACATCATCGCGGACGTCGACGATGCGGTACGCGACGTTGTGCTCACGATCCATTGGCAGGGTGGGCAGCACTCCGAGCTTCGGATCCGCAAGCCGCGCTCCGGTGAACACGGTTCCTCCACGGCGGAAGATGCCTTGGCTGTTGTCCGCAGCATGGCCGGGCGCTGGTCTGACGAGCACATCGCCGCCACGCTCAATCGCATGGGCTTGCCCACCGGCATGGGTAAGACCTGGACAGCACATCGGGTCAGCTCTATTCGCCGTGTGCGTGGCATCCATGCCTACCGTTCAGCGGAAAAAAACGGCGAATGGCTTACGCAGATCGAGGCCGCAAAAGCGCTCGGTGTCTCAAGTCATATGATCCGCCGCCTTGTCTCCAGCGGCGTTCTTCCTGCTGTGCAGGTTGTTCCGCGAGCACCCTGTCAGATTCGAGCTGCCGATTTGGCGTCCGAGGCGGTCAAAACAGCGATTGCCCGAAAGGGTCGCCCGTCTCGCGAAATTGACGCGGACACGCTTCCAATGTTTACAAGCACTTAA
- a CDS encoding transposase: MDVHKDSAVLSRIEVVETGRRRRWTSGEKLRIVEESFAGPRLVSATARRYGISRQLLLNWRKTLASNHGAGEGSIGPTFVPAIVVPSPPPTTEAVEAGQIEIVSAKGLRVVFGPGVDVEVVVRIARGLERR, from the coding sequence ATGGATGTGCATAAGGACAGTGCGGTGCTGAGCCGCATAGAGGTGGTGGAGACCGGTCGGCGGCGCCGGTGGACGAGTGGGGAGAAGCTCCGGATCGTAGAAGAGAGCTTCGCGGGGCCACGACTGGTTTCGGCGACCGCTCGCCGGTACGGGATCTCACGCCAGCTTCTGCTGAATTGGCGCAAGACTTTGGCCTCCAATCATGGGGCTGGAGAGGGTTCGATCGGCCCGACATTTGTCCCTGCGATAGTTGTGCCGAGCCCGCCCCCAACGACGGAAGCTGTTGAGGCAGGTCAGATTGAAATCGTAAGCGCGAAAGGGCTGCGCGTGGTCTTCGGTCCCGGCGTGGACGTCGAGGTGGTGGTTCGAATTGCTCGCGGACTGGAGCGCCGATGA
- a CDS encoding M23 family metallopeptidase — protein MSQRASRGSGYGRETGMIDLGHEPPLSVDGTEAAVIDRRRVSVQWFSGTILTGLCGAALIGGAVFASLDGEMTFAKVPERVESALRGALGANDRVVSLHKGDRLPPPSDSSASRILMRVSTVTRVGNRDVMRVRPFIRISGNLAMTTSDLSAKVPPFNAQRLLADVGTDTPATAEDPNNPEAVEPDAEVSFITKDLGSVLPKAKLAAVVPLDDVLMRVRDAANWHGSGRSVRYTLANAAADATGASDMRMAYATEGNVSDPYAGFETRVVPENVTLLPKTKEQATGGNPVGERVHVVKKGDTIVSILRDQGATPEEAKAIAANLGPRGRDGGLKEGQKVRILMAPAAPGPGVRLQPWRVIVANDSVIEAVAALSDMGKYVAVDVQSMNTVTDTADNSSDDDDEDDGSGVRLYQSIYETALRNKVPPTVIEDMVRIYSYDVDFQRKVQPGDSFDVFYAGEDEGTTSTDKTEVLYAALTVGGETKKYYRFQSSDDGLVDYYDETGKSAKKFLVRKPVNNAIMRSGFGARRHPILGYVKMHTGVDWATAYGTPIFASGNGVVEKAGLEGGYGKYIRIKHANGYETAYGHLSAFAKGMEVGKKVRQGQVIGFVGSTGQSTGPHVHYEILVNGRFVDPMRVKLPRGRSLEGPMLAAFEKERDRIDAQMNSRGSARIVSDATGSAPMARSTSNR, from the coding sequence TTGAGCCAACGGGCGTCACGCGGCAGCGGCTATGGGCGCGAGACCGGGATGATCGATCTCGGCCACGAACCGCCGCTTTCCGTCGACGGTACCGAGGCTGCGGTGATCGATCGCCGCCGTGTCTCCGTTCAATGGTTCAGCGGCACGATTCTGACTGGACTATGTGGCGCGGCCCTCATCGGCGGCGCCGTTTTTGCGTCGCTCGACGGCGAGATGACATTCGCCAAGGTGCCCGAGCGCGTCGAAAGCGCGCTGCGCGGCGCTCTCGGCGCCAATGATCGCGTGGTCAGCCTGCACAAGGGCGATCGCTTGCCGCCACCGAGCGATTCATCCGCCTCCCGCATCCTGATGCGTGTCTCGACCGTGACCCGCGTCGGCAATCGCGACGTGATGCGGGTGCGGCCCTTTATCCGCATTTCCGGCAATCTCGCGATGACCACGAGCGATCTGTCGGCGAAGGTCCCGCCGTTCAACGCGCAGCGCCTGCTGGCCGACGTCGGCACCGACACGCCGGCCACGGCCGAGGACCCCAACAATCCCGAAGCCGTCGAGCCCGACGCCGAGGTCTCTTTCATCACCAAGGATCTGGGCAGCGTGCTGCCGAAGGCGAAGCTCGCCGCCGTCGTCCCGCTCGACGATGTTCTGATGCGGGTGCGCGACGCCGCCAACTGGCACGGCTCCGGCAGATCGGTGCGTTACACGCTTGCCAATGCCGCGGCCGATGCGACCGGCGCCTCGGACATGAGAATGGCCTACGCCACCGAGGGCAACGTCTCCGATCCCTATGCGGGCTTCGAGACCCGCGTGGTGCCGGAAAACGTCACCCTGCTGCCGAAGACCAAGGAGCAAGCCACCGGCGGCAATCCGGTCGGCGAGCGGGTTCACGTCGTCAAGAAGGGCGACACCATCGTCTCGATCCTGCGCGACCAGGGCGCGACGCCCGAGGAAGCCAAGGCGATCGCCGCGAATCTCGGTCCGCGCGGCCGCGACGGCGGCCTGAAGGAAGGCCAGAAGGTGCGGATCCTGATGGCGCCGGCCGCCCCGGGACCGGGCGTGCGGCTGCAGCCCTGGCGCGTGATCGTCGCCAACGATTCGGTCATCGAAGCCGTGGCCGCGCTGTCCGACATGGGCAAATACGTCGCCGTCGACGTGCAGAGCATGAACACGGTCACCGACACCGCTGACAATTCCAGCGACGACGACGATGAGGATGATGGCAGCGGCGTGCGGCTCTATCAGAGCATTTACGAGACTGCGCTGCGCAACAAGGTGCCGCCGACCGTCATCGAGGACATGGTCCGAATCTACTCCTACGACGTCGACTTCCAGCGCAAGGTGCAGCCCGGCGATTCCTTCGACGTGTTCTATGCCGGCGAGGACGAAGGCACGACGAGCACCGACAAGACCGAGGTGCTCTATGCCGCACTGACGGTGGGCGGCGAGACCAAGAAATATTACCGCTTCCAGAGTTCCGACGACGGACTGGTCGACTACTATGACGAGACCGGAAAGAGCGCGAAGAAGTTCCTGGTGCGCAAACCGGTCAACAACGCGATCATGCGCTCGGGCTTCGGCGCTCGGCGCCACCCGATCCTCGGCTATGTGAAGATGCACACCGGCGTCGACTGGGCAACCGCCTACGGTACGCCGATCTTCGCCTCCGGCAACGGCGTGGTCGAGAAGGCCGGGCTCGAGGGCGGCTATGGCAAGTATATCCGGATCAAGCACGCCAACGGCTACGAGACCGCCTACGGCCATTTGTCGGCCTTCGCCAAGGGCATGGAGGTCGGCAAGAAGGTGCGGCAGGGCCAGGTCATCGGCTTCGTCGGCTCGACCGGTCAGTCGACCGGTCCCCACGTTCACTACGAAATCCTGGTCAACGGCCGCTTCGTCGATCCAATGCGCGTGAAACTGCCGCGCGGCCGTTCGCTGGAAGGCCCGATGCTGGCGGCCTTCGAAAAGGAGCGCGACCGGATCGACGCCCAGATGAACAGCCGCGGCAGCGCGCGCATCGTCTCCGACGCCACCGGCAGCGCCCCGATGGCGCGGTCCACCAGCAACCGCTGA
- a CDS encoding IS3 family transposase (programmed frameshift), protein MKRSRFSEEQIIGILKEHEAGVSVADLCRKHGVSDASIYKWKAKFGGMEVSEAKPLKALEDENTRLKRLLADAMLDNVALKDLPGKEMVTPAAKRKAVAHLMDAHGMSERRACKTIGSCRMTMRYQTIRTDDGGLRQRMRAIAQERRRFGYRRLHVLLKREGYAINHKKLFRLYREEKLAVRRRGGRKRAIGTRAPMTVPLAPNDRWSLDFVSDQLTDGRRFRILTVVDDCTRECLALVADTSLSGTRVARELDRLVIERGKPTMVVSDNGSELTSNAILTWADQSRVAWHYIAPGKPMQNAFIESFNGRLRDELLNETLFTSLAQARVALGCWRADYNNTRPHSQLGWKTPSEFAITYHPRRDLALRYAEGSAPAPVAPTARPGKSNSQGELRTG, encoded by the exons ATGAAGCGCAGCCGCTTTTCGGAAGAGCAGATCATCGGGATTTTGAAGGAGCACGAGGCCGGCGTTTCGGTCGCCGACCTGTGCCGCAAGCACGGCGTCAGCGACGCCAGCATCTACAAATGGAAGGCGAAGTTCGGCGGGATGGAGGTGTCGGAGGCCAAGCCGCTGAAGGCACTGGAGGATGAGAACACGCGGCTGAAGCGGCTGCTGGCGGATGCCATGCTCGACAATGTCGCGCTGAAGGACTTGC CTGGGAAAGAAATGGTGACGCCCGCGGCCAAGCGGAAAGCTGTCGCCCATCTCATGGATGCCCACGGGATGAGCGAACGGCGGGCGTGTAAAACCATCGGCAGCTGCCGCATGACGATGAGATACCAGACGATCCGGACGGACGATGGCGGCCTTCGCCAACGCATGCGAGCGATCGCCCAAGAGCGCCGCCGTTTCGGCTACCGGCGCCTGCATGTTCTGCTCAAGCGGGAGGGCTATGCGATCAACCACAAGAAGCTGTTCCGGCTCTACCGGGAAGAGAAGCTTGCGGTGCGTCGCCGTGGCGGCCGCAAGCGGGCGATCGGGACCCGGGCGCCGATGACGGTGCCGCTGGCCCCGAACGACCGCTGGTCGCTCGACTTCGTCTCGGATCAACTGACCGACGGCCGCCGCTTCCGCATCCTGACCGTGGTCGATGACTGCACCCGCGAGTGCCTGGCGCTGGTGGCCGACACCTCGCTCTCGGGCACCCGGGTGGCGCGGGAACTGGACCGGCTGGTGATCGAGCGCGGCAAGCCGACAATGGTGGTCAGCGACAACGGCAGCGAGCTGACCAGCAACGCCATCCTGACCTGGGCCGATCAGAGCCGCGTCGCATGGCATTACATCGCGCCGGGCAAGCCCATGCAGAACGCCTTCATCGAGAGCTTCAACGGCCGGCTGCGCGACGAATTGTTGAACGAGACGCTGTTCACGTCGCTGGCCCAGGCCCGCGTCGCACTCGGATGTTGGCGAGCCGATTACAATAACACACGACCGCACTCGCAGCTCGGATGGAAGACCCCGTCCGAGTTCGCCATCACCTACCATCCGCGTCGGGATCTGGCGCTGCGCTATGCCGAAGGCTCCGCGCCAGCTCCCGTCGCTCCCACCGCCCGACCGGGCAAATCCAACAGCCAGGGCGAACTCAGGACTGGATAA